In one Triplophysa dalaica isolate WHDGS20190420 chromosome 9, ASM1584641v1, whole genome shotgun sequence genomic region, the following are encoded:
- the pik3cb gene encoding phosphatidylinositol 4,5-bisphosphate 3-kinase catalytic subunit beta isoform isoform X2 produces MPPAKTDQLDLWAESGLDGDDQVMVDFLLPTGVYIQMEVPRESTIQNIKLLLWKEAQTYPFYSLLGEMEGHMFECVNQAAVHEELEDESRRLCDVRPFLPVLKLITRNCGRAERLLDSKIGVLIGKGLHELDALQDQEVKDFRTKMKRISEEKMQRVQMMPWGEWLQSCYSPQLETGPDNLIDKHEGGIKITMHYEQSQDTASLKVSLNCPVSELMDQALKKWQTTHGPEEDIGARSDYVLRVSAKLEFLFDDHPLNQCKYIRDCLLANESPHLTMVHVNFVKAMFDKEISTIGSVLARKMSNPPLPLPPKKRTPTLHTSVWKVNSLFRINLVKGIKVNAEDTAKIQVRAGLFHGAELLCKPAVSSESGSRSEHMWNKTLEFEIPVCDLPRMARLCFAIYAVMDKVKKQRSTKNTNQNKYQTIRKAGKVHYPIAWVNTMVFDYRGQLKTGDIVLHCWSSFPDELEEMLNPIGTIQTNPYTENATELHISFPMYSTQPVVFPPFDKILEKAAEIAGSGDSMTMGRGGKKFHIELKEIMVRDPLSQLCENEKDLIWTLRYDCRENFPQSLPKLLLSVKWSKHEDMAQLQALLQIWPKLSSRDALELLDFNYPDQYVREFAVNCLRDMSDDELLQYLLQLVQVLRYEPYYDCALSRFLLERAQTNRKIGHFLFWHLRSEMHISSVSVHFALILEAYCRGTIPHIEVLKKQVEALSKLKVVNELIKLGTIKTKNKSKEAHLKEAMMTCLRQTGFIETLSDLQSPLDPSVLLAGVSVEKCRYMDSKMKPLWIVYNNKLLDGDTLGIIFKNGDDLRQDMLTLQILRLMDLLWKEANLDLRIVPYGCLATGDHSGLIEVVSSADTIANIQKTSSNMAAAAAFNKDALLNWLKDKNSGDALEKAVEEFTLSCAGYCVATYVLGIGDRHSDNIMVRSTGQLFHIDFGHILGNFKSKFGIKRERVPFILTHDFIHVIQQGKTSNTEKFGNFRQYCEEAYLILRRNGNLFITLFALMLTAGLPELTSVKDIQYLKDSLALGKTDEEALKQFRQKFDEALRESWTTKVNWMAHNVAHPS; encoded by the exons ATGCCTCCCGCCAAGACAGATCAGCTGGACTTGTGGGCAGAGTCAGGGCTAGATGGAGATGACCAGGTGATGGTGGACTTCCTGTTGCCCACAGGAGTCTACATCCAGATGGAGGTCCCTCGAGAGAGCACCATTcaaaacatcaaactg CTGTTATGGAAGGAGGCGCAGACGTACCCTTTCTACTCACTGCTAGGAGAGATGGAGGGTCACATGTTCGAGTGTGTTAATCAGGCAGCTGTACACGAGGAGCTGGAGGACGAGAGCAGGCGGCTGTGCGACGTGCGGCCTTTCCTGCCCGTCCTCAAACTCATCACACGCAACTGCGGACGCGCGGAGCGCCTTTTAGACTCGAAAATCGGAGTGCTGATCGggaaag GTCTTCATGAGCTGGACGCCCTGCAGGACCAGGAGGTGAAGGACTTCCGTACCAAAATGAAACGAATCAGTGAGGAGAAAATGCAGCGGGTGCAGATGATGCCCTGGGGGGAATGGCTCCAGAGCTGTTACTCACCACAGCTGGAGACGGGGCCTGACAATTTGATTGACAAGCATGAAGGCGGGATCAAAATCACCATGCATTATGAGCAGTCACAG gacacagccagtttgaaaGTGTCATTGAATTGCCCAGTATCTGAACTAATGGATCAAGCTCTTAAGAAATGGCAGACCACTCACGGCCCAGAGGAAGACATTGGCGCCCGAAGCGATTATGTGTTGCGTGTCAGCGCCAAACTGGAGTTCCTGTTCGATGATCACCCTCTCAATCAGTGCAAA taCATCAGGGATTGTTTGCTGGCCAATGAGAGTCCTCATCTGACAATGGTTCACGTCAATTTCGTAAAGGCTATGTTTGATAAGGAAATCAGCACGATTGGATCAGTTCTGGCGCGAAAGATGTCGAACCCTCCTCTTCCGCTGCCCCCAAAAAAGAGAACTCCAACA TTACATACGTCTGTTTGGAAGGTCAATTCTCTGTTTCGCATTAATCTTGTGAAGGGCATTAAAGTGAATGCTGAGGACACTGCAAAG ATCCAGGTTCGAGCGGGGCTATTTCACGGTGCCGAGCTCTTGTGTAAGCCGGCAGTAAGCAGCGAAAGCGGTAGTCGATCTGAACACATGTGGAACAAAACACTAGAGTTTGAAATCCCTGTCTGTGACCTGCCGCGAATGGCGCGCCTCTGTTTCGCCATTTACGCCGTCATGGACAAAGTAAAGAAACAGAGATCCACCAAGAACACAAACCAGAACAAATACCAGACCATCCGCAAGGCAGGGAAAGTG CACTACCCAATAGCATGGGTGAACACAATGGTGTTCGACTACAGAGGACAGCTGAAAACTGGCGACATTGTCCTCCATTGCTGGTCCTCTTTTCCTG ATGAACTGGAAGAAATGTTGAACCCCATTGGGACCATTCAAACCAATCCATACACAGAGAACGCCACAGAACTACACATAAGCTTTCCAATGTACTCGACACAACCTGTTGTGTTTCCCCCTTTTGACAAG ATCCTGGAAAAAGCTGCCGAAATTGCTGGATCCGGTGATTCCATGACAATG GGTCGGGGAGGTAAGAAGTTTCACATCGAGCTGAAGGAGATTATGGTGAGGGATCCTCTGTCTCAGTTGTGTGAGAATGAAAAGGATCTGATATGGACACTGCGCTATGACTGCCGAGAAAACTTCCCTCAGTCTCTCCCCAAACTGCTGCTGTCCGTCAAATGGAGCAAACACGAAGACATGGCTCAG CTGCAGGCTCTTTTACAGATTTGGCCCAAGCTAAGCTCTCGAGATGCTCTTGAACTTTTGGACTTTAACTACCCTGACCAGTACGTCAGAGAATTTGCGGTCAACTGCCTCAGAGACATGAG TGATGACGAGCTCTTGCAGTATTTACTGCAGCTGGTGCAGGTGTTGCGGTATGAGCCGTACTATGACTGTGCCCTCAGTCGCTTTCTCCTGGAGCGCGCTCAGACCAACCGCAAGATCGGCCATTTCCTCTTCTGGCATCTCAG gtcTGAGATGCACATTTCATCTGTATCTGTTCATTTTGCTCTGATATTGGAAGCGTATTGCCGAGGGACCATCCCACACATAGAAGTTCTCAAAAAACAG GTTGAAGCTCTTAGTAAGCTGAAAGTAGTGAATGAGCTGATAAAACTGGGCACCAtcaaaaccaaaaacaaatcaaaagagGCCCATCTCAAAGAGGCAATGATGACGTGCCTTAGACAGACGGGTTTCATCGAGACACTTTCTGACCTGCAGTCCCCACTTGATCCCAGCGTACTACTCGCTGGAGTCAG TGTGGAGAAGTGCCGATACATGGATTCGAAGATGAAACCACTGTGGATCGTGTACAATAACAAGCTGTTGGATGGAGACACACTGGGCATTATCTTCAAAAATGGAGATG ACCTGAGACAGGACATGTTGACTCTACAGATATTGAGGTTAATGGATCTACTGTGGAAGGAGGCCAACCTGGATCTCAG AATTGTGCCTTACGGTTGCTTGGCGACAGGAGATCACTCTGGTCTGATTGAGGTTGTGTCTTCAGCGGATACCATCGCAAACATCCAAAAAACAAGCAGTAACATGGCTGCCGCGGCCGCTTTCAATAAAGATGCTCTACTGAACTGGCTCAAAGACAAGAACTCCGG TGATGCTTTGGAGAAAGCTGTTGAAGAGTTCACTCTCTCGTGTGCCGGTTATTGTGTTGCCACCTACGTCTTGGGCATTGGTGATCGCCATAGTGACAACATCATGGTTCGCAGTACAGGTCAG CTCTTCCACATAGACTTCGGCCATATTCTGGGAAACTTCAAGTCTAAGTTTGGCATCAAGCGCGAACGCGTTCCTTTCATCCTCACTCACGACTTCATCCACGTGATTCAACAGGGCAAAACCAGCAACACGGAGAAATTTGGAAA tttTAGGCAGTACTGCGAAGAGGCGTATCTGATTCTGAGGAGAAATGGAAACTTGTTTATCACGCTCTTTGCTCTGATGCTGACAGCAGGCCTGCCAGAGCTCACGTCTGTCAAAGATATCCAGTATTTAAAG gaCTCTCTGGCGTTGGGTAAAACGGACGAGGAAGCCCTTAAACAGTTTCGGCAGAAGTTTGATGAAGCTTTGAGGGAAAGTTGGACCACCAAAGTCAACTGGATGGCTCACAATGTGGCTCACCCTTCCTAA
- the pik3cb gene encoding phosphatidylinositol 4,5-bisphosphate 3-kinase catalytic subunit beta isoform isoform X1 has protein sequence MPPAKTDQLDLWAESGLDGDDQVMVDFLLPTGVYIQMEVPRESTIQNIKLLLWKEAQTYPFYSLLGEMEGHMFECVNQAAVHEELEDESRRLCDVRPFLPVLKLITRNCGRAERLLDSKIGVLIGKGLHELDALQDQEVKDFRTKMKRISEEKMQRVQMMPWGEWLQSCYSPQLETGPDNLIDKHEGGIKITMHYEQSQDTASLKVSLNCPVSELMDQALKKWQTTHGPEEDIGARSDYVLRVSAKLEFLFDDHPLNQCKYIRDCLLANESPHLTMVHVNFVKAMFDKEISTIGSVLARKMSNPPLPLPPKKRTPTQLHTSVWKVNSLFRINLVKGIKVNAEDTAKIQVRAGLFHGAELLCKPAVSSESGSRSEHMWNKTLEFEIPVCDLPRMARLCFAIYAVMDKVKKQRSTKNTNQNKYQTIRKAGKVHYPIAWVNTMVFDYRGQLKTGDIVLHCWSSFPDELEEMLNPIGTIQTNPYTENATELHISFPMYSTQPVVFPPFDKILEKAAEIAGSGDSMTMGRGGKKFHIELKEIMVRDPLSQLCENEKDLIWTLRYDCRENFPQSLPKLLLSVKWSKHEDMAQLQALLQIWPKLSSRDALELLDFNYPDQYVREFAVNCLRDMSDDELLQYLLQLVQVLRYEPYYDCALSRFLLERAQTNRKIGHFLFWHLRSEMHISSVSVHFALILEAYCRGTIPHIEVLKKQVEALSKLKVVNELIKLGTIKTKNKSKEAHLKEAMMTCLRQTGFIETLSDLQSPLDPSVLLAGVSVEKCRYMDSKMKPLWIVYNNKLLDGDTLGIIFKNGDDLRQDMLTLQILRLMDLLWKEANLDLRIVPYGCLATGDHSGLIEVVSSADTIANIQKTSSNMAAAAAFNKDALLNWLKDKNSGDALEKAVEEFTLSCAGYCVATYVLGIGDRHSDNIMVRSTGQLFHIDFGHILGNFKSKFGIKRERVPFILTHDFIHVIQQGKTSNTEKFGNFRQYCEEAYLILRRNGNLFITLFALMLTAGLPELTSVKDIQYLKDSLALGKTDEEALKQFRQKFDEALRESWTTKVNWMAHNVAHPS, from the exons ATGCCTCCCGCCAAGACAGATCAGCTGGACTTGTGGGCAGAGTCAGGGCTAGATGGAGATGACCAGGTGATGGTGGACTTCCTGTTGCCCACAGGAGTCTACATCCAGATGGAGGTCCCTCGAGAGAGCACCATTcaaaacatcaaactg CTGTTATGGAAGGAGGCGCAGACGTACCCTTTCTACTCACTGCTAGGAGAGATGGAGGGTCACATGTTCGAGTGTGTTAATCAGGCAGCTGTACACGAGGAGCTGGAGGACGAGAGCAGGCGGCTGTGCGACGTGCGGCCTTTCCTGCCCGTCCTCAAACTCATCACACGCAACTGCGGACGCGCGGAGCGCCTTTTAGACTCGAAAATCGGAGTGCTGATCGggaaag GTCTTCATGAGCTGGACGCCCTGCAGGACCAGGAGGTGAAGGACTTCCGTACCAAAATGAAACGAATCAGTGAGGAGAAAATGCAGCGGGTGCAGATGATGCCCTGGGGGGAATGGCTCCAGAGCTGTTACTCACCACAGCTGGAGACGGGGCCTGACAATTTGATTGACAAGCATGAAGGCGGGATCAAAATCACCATGCATTATGAGCAGTCACAG gacacagccagtttgaaaGTGTCATTGAATTGCCCAGTATCTGAACTAATGGATCAAGCTCTTAAGAAATGGCAGACCACTCACGGCCCAGAGGAAGACATTGGCGCCCGAAGCGATTATGTGTTGCGTGTCAGCGCCAAACTGGAGTTCCTGTTCGATGATCACCCTCTCAATCAGTGCAAA taCATCAGGGATTGTTTGCTGGCCAATGAGAGTCCTCATCTGACAATGGTTCACGTCAATTTCGTAAAGGCTATGTTTGATAAGGAAATCAGCACGATTGGATCAGTTCTGGCGCGAAAGATGTCGAACCCTCCTCTTCCGCTGCCCCCAAAAAAGAGAACTCCAACA cagTTACATACGTCTGTTTGGAAGGTCAATTCTCTGTTTCGCATTAATCTTGTGAAGGGCATTAAAGTGAATGCTGAGGACACTGCAAAG ATCCAGGTTCGAGCGGGGCTATTTCACGGTGCCGAGCTCTTGTGTAAGCCGGCAGTAAGCAGCGAAAGCGGTAGTCGATCTGAACACATGTGGAACAAAACACTAGAGTTTGAAATCCCTGTCTGTGACCTGCCGCGAATGGCGCGCCTCTGTTTCGCCATTTACGCCGTCATGGACAAAGTAAAGAAACAGAGATCCACCAAGAACACAAACCAGAACAAATACCAGACCATCCGCAAGGCAGGGAAAGTG CACTACCCAATAGCATGGGTGAACACAATGGTGTTCGACTACAGAGGACAGCTGAAAACTGGCGACATTGTCCTCCATTGCTGGTCCTCTTTTCCTG ATGAACTGGAAGAAATGTTGAACCCCATTGGGACCATTCAAACCAATCCATACACAGAGAACGCCACAGAACTACACATAAGCTTTCCAATGTACTCGACACAACCTGTTGTGTTTCCCCCTTTTGACAAG ATCCTGGAAAAAGCTGCCGAAATTGCTGGATCCGGTGATTCCATGACAATG GGTCGGGGAGGTAAGAAGTTTCACATCGAGCTGAAGGAGATTATGGTGAGGGATCCTCTGTCTCAGTTGTGTGAGAATGAAAAGGATCTGATATGGACACTGCGCTATGACTGCCGAGAAAACTTCCCTCAGTCTCTCCCCAAACTGCTGCTGTCCGTCAAATGGAGCAAACACGAAGACATGGCTCAG CTGCAGGCTCTTTTACAGATTTGGCCCAAGCTAAGCTCTCGAGATGCTCTTGAACTTTTGGACTTTAACTACCCTGACCAGTACGTCAGAGAATTTGCGGTCAACTGCCTCAGAGACATGAG TGATGACGAGCTCTTGCAGTATTTACTGCAGCTGGTGCAGGTGTTGCGGTATGAGCCGTACTATGACTGTGCCCTCAGTCGCTTTCTCCTGGAGCGCGCTCAGACCAACCGCAAGATCGGCCATTTCCTCTTCTGGCATCTCAG gtcTGAGATGCACATTTCATCTGTATCTGTTCATTTTGCTCTGATATTGGAAGCGTATTGCCGAGGGACCATCCCACACATAGAAGTTCTCAAAAAACAG GTTGAAGCTCTTAGTAAGCTGAAAGTAGTGAATGAGCTGATAAAACTGGGCACCAtcaaaaccaaaaacaaatcaaaagagGCCCATCTCAAAGAGGCAATGATGACGTGCCTTAGACAGACGGGTTTCATCGAGACACTTTCTGACCTGCAGTCCCCACTTGATCCCAGCGTACTACTCGCTGGAGTCAG TGTGGAGAAGTGCCGATACATGGATTCGAAGATGAAACCACTGTGGATCGTGTACAATAACAAGCTGTTGGATGGAGACACACTGGGCATTATCTTCAAAAATGGAGATG ACCTGAGACAGGACATGTTGACTCTACAGATATTGAGGTTAATGGATCTACTGTGGAAGGAGGCCAACCTGGATCTCAG AATTGTGCCTTACGGTTGCTTGGCGACAGGAGATCACTCTGGTCTGATTGAGGTTGTGTCTTCAGCGGATACCATCGCAAACATCCAAAAAACAAGCAGTAACATGGCTGCCGCGGCCGCTTTCAATAAAGATGCTCTACTGAACTGGCTCAAAGACAAGAACTCCGG TGATGCTTTGGAGAAAGCTGTTGAAGAGTTCACTCTCTCGTGTGCCGGTTATTGTGTTGCCACCTACGTCTTGGGCATTGGTGATCGCCATAGTGACAACATCATGGTTCGCAGTACAGGTCAG CTCTTCCACATAGACTTCGGCCATATTCTGGGAAACTTCAAGTCTAAGTTTGGCATCAAGCGCGAACGCGTTCCTTTCATCCTCACTCACGACTTCATCCACGTGATTCAACAGGGCAAAACCAGCAACACGGAGAAATTTGGAAA tttTAGGCAGTACTGCGAAGAGGCGTATCTGATTCTGAGGAGAAATGGAAACTTGTTTATCACGCTCTTTGCTCTGATGCTGACAGCAGGCCTGCCAGAGCTCACGTCTGTCAAAGATATCCAGTATTTAAAG gaCTCTCTGGCGTTGGGTAAAACGGACGAGGAAGCCCTTAAACAGTTTCGGCAGAAGTTTGATGAAGCTTTGAGGGAAAGTTGGACCACCAAAGTCAACTGGATGGCTCACAATGTGGCTCACCCTTCCTAA